A window from Mogibacterium neglectum encodes these proteins:
- a CDS encoding GNAT family N-acetyltransferase — protein sequence MNILIEKGINDANALSLCEWSNDKGKDFQEQWMGNKVSYPLDCDKIRKLENVFSIFSDDEFVGIIQEIRSSKDSIHIGRFVINPEKTGMGLGSMALKEFLKYIFDNKNVNSITLSVFDSNKVAKNLYEKQGFRIEKIIENPKLKYTMRKYR from the coding sequence ATGAATATCTTAATTGAAAAAGGCATAAATGATGCTAATGCATTGTCTTTATGTGAATGGTCTAATGATAAGGGTAAGGATTTTCAAGAACAATGGATGGGGAACAAGGTATCTTATCCACTTGATTGTGACAAAATAAGAAAACTTGAAAATGTTTTTTCAATTTTTAGTGACGATGAGTTTGTCGGGATAATACAAGAAATAAGATCAAGTAAAGATAGTATCCACATCGGTAGGTTTGTAATAAATCCTGAAAAAACAGGCATGGGCTTAGGTTCAATGGCATTAAAAGAATTTCTAAAATACATTTTCGATAATAAAAACGTTAATAGCATTACCTTATCAGTTTTTGATTCTAATAAAGTTGCTAAGAACTTATATGAAAAGCAAGGGTTTAGAATAGAGAAAATAATTGAGAACCCAAAGCTAAAATATACTATGAGAAAATACAGATGA